A DNA window from Thermosynechococcaceae cyanobacterium Okahandja contains the following coding sequences:
- a CDS encoding DUF2085 domain-containing protein, translating into MKRRRFTASLWLDTLLGALLLGPVAAPFLAASHFLVLPTIAQIIYAMGHHVCPQPEMGLVLAPPWQMAVCMRCYGTLLALLLTRVWIGRSPAAQEWYWLHQYGARGWGVAILLMLFYPLEWALQHYGVWGYSNWVAVPFGAIAGFGLGLLIMPLLYPQRRLAASH; encoded by the coding sequence ATGAAGCGACGGCGATTCACCGCGTCCCTTTGGCTCGACACGCTGCTGGGCGCTCTCCTCCTCGGGCCAGTGGCTGCGCCCTTCTTAGCCGCCAGTCATTTTTTGGTGTTGCCCACCATTGCTCAAATTATTTACGCCATGGGGCACCACGTCTGTCCCCAGCCGGAAATGGGCCTAGTGTTGGCACCGCCGTGGCAAATGGCCGTGTGTATGCGCTGTTATGGGACACTGTTAGCGCTGTTGCTCACCCGGGTGTGGATTGGGCGATCGCCCGCCGCGCAGGAGTGGTACTGGTTGCATCAGTACGGTGCGCGGGGCTGGGGGGTGGCCATCCTCTTGATGTTGTTTTACCCCTTGGAGTGGGCCTTGCAGCACTACGGCGTATGGGGCTACTCCAATTGGGTGGCGGTTCCCTTCGGGGCGATCGCCGGCTTCGGGCTAGGACTCCTCATTATGCCCCTGCTGTACCCGCAACGACGATTGGCCGCTTCCCACTAG
- a CDS encoding DUF1816 domain-containing protein translates to MVGDNNTTFTGWLANVVNEIGLAWWVKVETKQPHCIYYFGPFLTPAEADKEKDGYIEDLKAEGAEGFDIEVLRCRPQHLTIDEEGTKKPLMPLSSVVT, encoded by the coding sequence ATGGTTGGCGATAACAACACAACCTTTACTGGCTGGCTGGCCAATGTAGTCAACGAAATTGGTTTGGCATGGTGGGTGAAAGTTGAAACCAAGCAGCCCCACTGCATCTACTACTTTGGGCCGTTTCTCACCCCAGCGGAAGCCGATAAAGAAAAAGATGGTTACATTGAAGATTTGAAAGCGGAAGGTGCCGAGGGCTTTGACATTGAAGTGTTGCGGTGTCGGCCACAGCACCTCACTATTGATGAGGAAGGCACAAAAAAGCCGCTGATGCCCCTTAGCTCTGTGGTGACGTGA
- a CDS encoding ComEC/Rec2 family competence protein, with protein MVSRVTKRDVVLWGLAFLSGCILALVQGGWLIVLATGGMLWWLRRQRWGGSLWLWLPPSGSVAIATAVALLAMAYLWLRTPQPGVTDISGVVGRLVNLNLPPSVAVTGVVQTSPLPNRSGRLRFFMAVAQYRNVSQDPREDGLLRGSARGRLYVTLPRAIATDIHPGQRIEVVGVLYRPRASGSRFIRTFNFQRQLQLQHTFAGLTGEQLRVLEQGSGWGLWAIRQRIAEAHRAGLGDRYGPVVSAMVLGSRAVAVPFDLRDSFRRVGLSHALAASGFHTAILLTVVLTLARPLPQVWRYSCGGGVLLLFVCLSGFAPSAIRAGLMGLASLLALAGSQKVQPTTVLLAIACGMLLYNPLWIEDIGFQLSFIATLGLIVSTQPISDRLDWCPTLLRNLLAVPLAATLWVFPLSLAIFGIFPVYGLLANILATGLLILLTVGGFISALAALLLPGLGAGIATLLYWPTALLLWLVQHLGQWPGATIALGGLGWGQVVVLYTLILLVWWHPWWQRRWLAVFATGLALVLVPFILRQQLLFQATVLANTRVPMLVIQQPAGIIAINGGEGHVLTSFLAQEGINRIDWAIASSGQQRYQQGWPDIQATTPVRRLSTVATSRTDPDYQKMLAALPVVHDTLPLQQPNRLGNVEITVQRADPAVLSLDLGDSHWLFVSDPAGDQGIWLRGTTLSRVDVLWWWGRSFDLELLERLQPKAIIFTQARLAPQLSEALRQKQIPYFVVGQDGEVRWTPNAPLKANLDTTAEGIF; from the coding sequence ATGGTTAGCAGGGTAACCAAAAGGGATGTTGTTCTGTGGGGGCTGGCGTTCCTCAGTGGCTGTATTCTGGCGCTTGTCCAAGGGGGGTGGCTGATTGTTCTGGCCACGGGGGGGATGCTCTGGTGGCTGCGGCGGCAGCGCTGGGGTGGGTCGTTGTGGCTATGGCTGCCCCCTTCTGGTAGTGTAGCGATCGCCACGGCGGTTGCCCTACTGGCCATGGCCTACCTATGGCTGCGCACTCCCCAACCGGGCGTGACCGATATTAGCGGGGTGGTTGGGCGGCTGGTCAATCTGAACTTGCCCCCTAGCGTTGCTGTGACGGGGGTAGTCCAAACGTCGCCGCTGCCCAATCGGTCGGGGCGGCTACGCTTTTTTATGGCGGTGGCGCAGTACCGCAATGTCAGCCAAGACCCACGCGAAGATGGCCTCTTACGGGGCAGTGCTCGTGGTCGGTTGTACGTCACCTTACCAAGGGCGATCGCCACCGATATTCACCCAGGTCAGCGCATCGAAGTCGTGGGGGTACTCTACCGTCCGCGCGCCAGTGGCAGCCGCTTTATCCGCACCTTTAACTTTCAGCGCCAGTTGCAGCTTCAGCACACCTTTGCCGGCTTAACAGGAGAGCAGCTTAGGGTGCTCGAGCAAGGCTCGGGTTGGGGGTTGTGGGCCATTCGGCAGCGGATTGCCGAGGCGCATCGGGCGGGCTTAGGCGATCGCTATGGCCCAGTGGTCTCGGCCATGGTCTTGGGGAGTCGTGCCGTTGCGGTTCCCTTTGACCTGCGGGATTCATTTCGGCGGGTGGGGCTATCCCATGCGCTGGCCGCCTCTGGGTTTCATACGGCCATCCTGTTGACGGTGGTGTTAACCCTTGCCCGTCCCTTACCCCAAGTGTGGCGCTATAGTTGCGGCGGGGGGGTACTGCTGCTCTTTGTGTGCCTGAGTGGCTTTGCCCCGTCTGCCATTCGTGCCGGGTTAATGGGGCTAGCCAGCCTTCTTGCCTTGGCCGGTAGCCAAAAGGTACAACCCACAACCGTGCTGCTGGCGATTGCCTGTGGCATGTTGCTGTACAACCCCCTCTGGATTGAAGATATTGGCTTTCAGCTTAGCTTTATCGCCACCCTTGGCCTGATTGTCAGTACCCAACCCATTAGCGATCGCCTTGACTGGTGCCCCACACTGCTGCGTAATTTGCTGGCTGTGCCCCTGGCGGCAACCCTCTGGGTATTTCCCCTCTCTTTGGCCATTTTTGGTATCTTTCCCGTCTATGGTCTCTTGGCAAATATTCTGGCGACGGGGCTGCTGATCCTGCTGACGGTGGGTGGCTTTATTAGTGCCCTTGCCGCCTTACTCCTACCCGGGCTGGGGGCAGGCATTGCCACGCTGCTCTATTGGCCGACAGCCCTACTGCTCTGGTTGGTGCAGCACTTGGGCCAGTGGCCGGGAGCTACCATTGCCCTAGGTGGTCTGGGCTGGGGGCAGGTGGTGGTGCTCTACACGCTGATTTTGTTGGTGTGGTGGCACCCTTGGTGGCAACGCCGCTGGCTGGCGGTTTTCGCCACCGGACTAGCCTTGGTGCTGGTTCCGTTTATCCTGCGGCAGCAACTGCTGTTTCAGGCCACGGTTTTGGCCAACACCCGTGTACCGATGCTGGTGATTCAGCAGCCGGCGGGGATCATTGCCATCAATGGCGGTGAGGGTCACGTCTTAACGTCGTTTTTAGCCCAGGAGGGCATTAACCGGATTGACTGGGCCATTGCCAGCAGTGGCCAGCAGCGCTATCAACAGGGCTGGCCGGACATCCAAGCCACGACCCCCGTCCGTCGCCTGAGCACCGTTGCCACCAGCCGCACCGATCCTGACTATCAAAAGATGCTGGCAGCCTTGCCCGTTGTTCATGACACCTTACCCCTACAGCAACCCAACCGCCTAGGAAACGTTGAGATCACTGTTCAGCGCGCCGATCCGGCGGTACTGAGCTTAGACCTTGGCGATAGTCATTGGCTATTTGTCAGTGATCCGGCAGGGGATCAAGGCATCTGGTTGCGGGGCACAACGCTCAGCCGCGTGGATGTGCTCTGGTGGTGGGGACGCTCCTTTGACCTCGAACTCCTTGAGCGCCTCCAGCCCAAGGCGATTATCTTTACTCAGGCGCGACTAGCCCCCCAGCTTAGCGAAGCCCTACGACAAAAACAAATCCCCTACTTCGTGGTGGGGCAGGATGGCGAAGTCCGCTGGACCCCCAACGCGCCCCTAAAAGCCAACCTCGACACCACCGCGGAAGGTATTTTTTAG
- a CDS encoding 50S ribosome-binding GTPase → MVMISVVKASVKNLPRYLQPLSRWFQVDAAALAEVLATARQQLPVTEVLLIGKPQSGKSSIVRAITGAAASIVGSGFRPHTSQTQRYDYPTAELPLLTFTDTVGLGETPAQTEQVVAELDQLLRQSQRARVIILTLKVTDFASDRLHHVAKELKRQHPEIPFLVAVTCLHELYPPSQENHPPYPPDMADLNLAIAGLRERFADISDRLIPIDFTLEEDGYTPLFYGFDALAATLETVLPHAEANMLRQLVAQSDLSHQIAPLYRQVGRRYIAPFAVMAATLSAVPFPFATMPVLVAVQVVMVILLGQLYGQTLSPSQAGGILTTIGGGFVARLIGQQMIKFIPGFGAVLAASWAAAYTWALGEAACVYFGDLMGGKTPDPDRIQQVLQETLAAAKLNLPKP, encoded by the coding sequence ATGGTGATGATCAGCGTGGTGAAAGCCAGCGTTAAGAATCTGCCGCGGTATTTACAGCCCCTCAGCCGCTGGTTTCAGGTGGATGCGGCGGCCTTAGCAGAGGTCTTGGCGACCGCGCGGCAGCAGTTACCGGTGACGGAGGTACTCCTCATTGGCAAACCCCAGTCCGGCAAAAGTTCTATTGTACGGGCTATCACGGGGGCCGCTGCTAGTATTGTGGGTTCGGGCTTTCGTCCCCACACCAGCCAAACCCAGCGCTACGACTATCCAACGGCAGAACTCCCCCTCCTCACGTTTACCGATACGGTGGGCCTAGGGGAAACCCCCGCCCAGACGGAGCAGGTGGTGGCAGAGCTAGATCAACTGCTGCGGCAGAGTCAGCGGGCACGGGTGATTATTTTAACGCTGAAGGTGACGGATTTTGCCAGCGATCGCCTCCATCACGTGGCCAAGGAACTTAAACGGCAGCACCCTGAAATTCCCTTTTTGGTGGCGGTCACCTGCCTGCACGAATTATACCCACCCAGCCAAGAGAATCATCCCCCCTATCCACCGGATATGGCAGATCTTAACCTTGCGATTGCTGGCCTGAGGGAGCGCTTTGCGGACATTAGCGATCGCCTGATCCCGATTGACTTTACCCTAGAGGAGGATGGCTATACCCCCCTGTTCTACGGGTTTGATGCCTTAGCAGCAACCTTAGAAACGGTGCTTCCCCATGCTGAAGCCAATATGCTGCGGCAGTTGGTGGCGCAGTCAGATCTGAGCCATCAAATTGCCCCCCTCTATCGCCAAGTGGGACGGCGCTACATTGCCCCTTTTGCGGTCATGGCGGCCACACTCTCGGCGGTGCCCTTTCCCTTTGCTACCATGCCGGTTCTGGTGGCGGTGCAGGTGGTGATGGTCATTCTGTTGGGGCAGTTGTACGGTCAAACCCTGTCGCCATCGCAGGCCGGTGGGATTCTCACCACCATTGGCGGCGGGTTTGTGGCTCGCCTCATTGGCCAGCAGATGATTAAGTTTATTCCGGGATTTGGCGCGGTGCTAGCGGCCTCGTGGGCGGCGGCCTATACGTGGGCCTTGGGGGAAGCAGCCTGTGTTTATTTTGGGGATTTAATGGGGGGCAAAACACCGGATCCAGACCGGATTCAGCAGGTGCTACAGGAGACCCTTGCGGCGGCAAAACTGAACCTGCCCAAACCCTAA
- a CDS encoding DUF2973 domain-containing protein — protein sequence MMQLLYIVAFTVLALLAMANLIRSLFTLAIESQRQTPVPRGRVVTHPELLDSDGQVIDEPLLVMRSLSVEDARAQLDAIYHESPSYGDDQRGESQR from the coding sequence ATGATGCAGTTACTTTACATTGTTGCCTTTACGGTACTGGCGCTCTTGGCGATGGCCAACCTCATCCGTAGTTTATTCACCTTAGCGATAGAATCGCAGCGGCAAACACCGGTGCCGCGGGGACGGGTCGTGACCCACCCGGAACTGTTGGATAGTGATGGCCAAGTGATTGATGAACCGCTACTGGTGATGCGTTCCCTCAGTGTGGAGGATGCCCGCGCCCAACTGGATGCCATCTATCACGAATCTCCCAGCTATGGTGATGATCAGCGTGGTGAAAGCCAGCGTTAA
- a CDS encoding DUF2605 domain-containing protein, with translation MLHSNLPEPQLLKVLLEPLLEDFEYWFGRAQTLLRTEVMPFLAVAEQQALLARVEVALRDVVASRSLFRATEGQVGVDTQVLMQWHTLLMECWQVAHHYRLSKSSDCNA, from the coding sequence ATGTTGCACTCTAATTTGCCGGAACCCCAACTCCTCAAAGTATTACTTGAACCCCTCCTCGAGGATTTTGAGTACTGGTTTGGCCGTGCTCAAACCCTGTTGCGAACAGAGGTGATGCCGTTTTTAGCGGTGGCCGAGCAGCAGGCATTGCTGGCGCGGGTGGAGGTGGCTCTCAGGGATGTTGTGGCCAGCCGCAGCCTCTTTCGCGCCACGGAAGGGCAGGTGGGGGTCGATACGCAAGTGCTAATGCAATGGCATACGCTGTTAATGGAGTGTTGGCAGGTTGCCCACCACTATCGCCTCTCTAAATCCAGCGATTGCAACGCTTAA
- a CDS encoding phycobiliprotein lyase, whose amino-acid sequence MDIRDFFAQSAGRWFSQRTSHHLAFKQTESGKSQLTIDLLEVNDPAVIALCEQYNMDPQWAICGARVSWDGTMEWDAEKHEGSTVLVPITEAGSAREGKLLREMGYAEKASVAGRFSMGSDGALTLITEYETMYSEERLWFASPNLRLRTSILKRFGGFSMASFCSEIRLGVTQPAQS is encoded by the coding sequence ATGGATATCCGCGATTTTTTTGCCCAGAGTGCTGGTCGTTGGTTTTCGCAGCGCACAAGTCACCATCTTGCCTTTAAGCAAACGGAATCGGGCAAGTCTCAGTTAACGATTGATCTGCTGGAGGTGAACGATCCCGCTGTGATTGCCCTGTGTGAGCAGTACAACATGGATCCGCAGTGGGCCATTTGTGGGGCGCGGGTCAGTTGGGATGGCACGATGGAGTGGGATGCGGAAAAGCATGAGGGGTCAACGGTGCTGGTGCCGATTACCGAAGCGGGGTCAGCGCGGGAAGGAAAACTGCTGCGGGAGATGGGCTATGCCGAAAAAGCGTCGGTGGCGGGTCGCTTTAGTATGGGCAGTGATGGTGCTCTAACCCTGATTACGGAGTACGAAACCATGTACTCGGAGGAGCGGCTCTGGTTTGCTAGCCCTAACTTGCGTCTGCGCACCAGTATTTTGAAGCGTTTTGGCGGCTTTAGTATGGCTTCGTTCTGCTCGGAAATTCGCCTCGGGGTGACCCAACCGGCCCAGTCATGA
- a CDS encoding VOC family protein: MTQFLHTAINVTDLERAVAFYEGVLSLRRADRPLTFPGVWYQVGGVQIHLIQATQVVNRLQDGNRWGRNPHLALGVPDLEHLRQKLAAAGIPYQASASGRAAIFVQDPDGNLIELGELPPRVNGAPAESIGAARQ, encoded by the coding sequence ATGACACAGTTTTTGCACACGGCAATTAATGTCACGGATCTTGAGCGGGCGGTGGCTTTTTACGAGGGGGTGTTGTCACTGCGCCGCGCCGATCGCCCCCTGACCTTTCCGGGGGTCTGGTACCAAGTGGGCGGTGTGCAAATTCACCTGATCCAAGCAACACAGGTGGTGAATCGGCTCCAAGATGGCAATCGCTGGGGACGCAACCCGCACCTTGCGCTTGGAGTCCCTGACCTAGAGCACCTGCGGCAGAAATTAGCGGCGGCGGGTATTCCGTATCAAGCCAGTGCCTCCGGGCGTGCAGCAATTTTTGTCCAGGATCCGGATGGCAACCTCATTGAACTCGGCGAACTTCCCCCTAGGGTAAATGGCGCGCCAGCAGAATCCATAGGGGCAGCACGGCAATAA
- a CDS encoding AEC family transporter, whose protein sequence is MADAITASSPLILWTSFGLLLGRWLPAVIPQWLGRGLYWVGIPIQIFALVHDTDFSGLIWLSPVLAFLTLVVGYGVAQACYPWQERYFLPQWLQYTPPTLTATLPVTEARRFQGSYLISCILGNTGFVGLGVAIPLLEPTALPWATFYAITQNAIGTYGLGSYLGQYYGKSEPQQWWRALAVIPTVPTLWAAMVGFLTHGLLFPPSLEAALHLDIRCVIPLAFVLTGIRLSRLPGWHSLGMALLPALIKTLILPLPMLAIVYGIGLRGDPLLAIAIMSSTPTAFAALILAEEYELNAELPPVAIALSTLSFIAVLPLWILLARHLP, encoded by the coding sequence ATGGCAGATGCAATCACTGCGTCCAGTCCCCTGATCCTTTGGACGAGCTTTGGCTTACTGCTGGGCCGATGGCTACCGGCAGTCATTCCCCAGTGGTTGGGGCGCGGCCTCTACTGGGTGGGCATTCCCATCCAAATTTTTGCCCTTGTCCATGACACGGACTTTTCCGGCCTTATTTGGTTATCCCCCGTCTTGGCCTTTTTAACCTTGGTGGTGGGCTATGGGGTTGCCCAAGCCTGTTACCCTTGGCAGGAGCGCTATTTTCTGCCCCAATGGTTACAGTACACACCGCCAACCCTCACAGCAACCTTACCTGTGACCGAAGCGCGGCGCTTTCAGGGCAGTTACCTCATCTCCTGTATCCTTGGCAACACGGGCTTTGTCGGGCTGGGGGTGGCTATTCCCCTACTGGAACCTACCGCGCTACCTTGGGCAACCTTTTATGCCATTACCCAAAATGCCATTGGCACCTATGGCCTTGGCTCCTACTTGGGGCAGTACTACGGCAAAAGCGAGCCGCAGCAGTGGTGGCGTGCCTTAGCGGTCATTCCCACTGTACCAACCCTCTGGGCAGCCATGGTCGGTTTTTTAACCCATGGGCTGCTCTTTCCGCCAAGTCTTGAAGCAGCGTTGCACCTCGATATTCGCTGTGTTATTCCCCTTGCATTTGTGCTGACCGGCATTCGCCTGAGCCGGCTACCCGGGTGGCACAGCCTTGGTATGGCACTGCTGCCCGCTCTCATTAAAACCCTGATTCTCCCCCTGCCTATGCTAGCGATTGTCTATGGCATCGGGCTGCGGGGGGATCCCCTCCTGGCGATCGCCATTATGAGCAGTACCCCCACCGCCTTTGCCGCCTTAATTTTGGCGGAAGAGTACGAGCTAAACGCCGAGCTACCTCCAGTCGCCATTGCCCTGAGCACCCTCAGCTTTATTGCCGTGCTGCCCCTATGGATTCTGCTGGCGCGCCATTTACCCTAG
- a CDS encoding RRXRR domain-containing protein — translation MLRVPVLSPDGKPLMPTKPSRARRWIRDGLAVGKWSDLGVFYVQLIRKPSGKKIQPIAVGIDPGKLYSGIGVQSSKATLFLAHLVLPFQTVKDRMEQRRMMRRGRRINRKVAYAKRAHRQKRFNNRRQNKLPPSIRANRQLEFRVVSEICNLFPVSKIVYEYVKAEGSKSFSPVMAGQRVMLGWLAALAPVETQVWNTANLRKQLGLAKSNDKAIQTPESHAVDGLTLACSEFVKYEPFRRATTHGHRWRGSVQLTSAVFKGIRRPPICRRQLHLMLPAKGGVRRKYGGTTTRHGVRKGDFVRYPRMRGQGATEKAGRAYIGWVSGDTQRQISVSDANWKKLGQFTASKSLSDCP, via the coding sequence ATGCTACGCGTTCCAGTTCTATCTCCTGACGGAAAACCGTTAATGCCAACCAAGCCGAGCCGCGCCCGTCGCTGGATTCGAGATGGTTTGGCCGTAGGAAAGTGGTCAGATTTGGGCGTGTTCTACGTTCAACTAATTCGGAAACCTTCTGGGAAAAAAATCCAACCGATTGCGGTGGGCATCGACCCTGGAAAGCTGTATTCCGGTATTGGAGTGCAATCCTCCAAGGCAACTTTATTTTTGGCTCACCTAGTGTTGCCATTCCAAACGGTTAAAGACCGCATGGAACAACGCCGGATGATGCGACGTGGGAGGAGAATCAACCGCAAGGTTGCCTACGCCAAACGCGCCCACAGACAGAAACGGTTTAATAACCGTAGGCAAAACAAACTACCGCCTAGTATTCGAGCCAATCGACAACTTGAATTCAGGGTTGTGAGTGAGATTTGCAACCTCTTTCCAGTGAGCAAGATTGTCTATGAGTACGTAAAGGCAGAGGGGTCAAAATCCTTTTCTCCTGTAATGGCGGGTCAACGCGTCATGCTGGGCTGGTTGGCAGCACTAGCGCCGGTTGAGACTCAAGTTTGGAACACCGCTAACCTCAGGAAGCAGTTAGGGTTAGCCAAGTCGAACGATAAGGCGATACAAACACCTGAGAGCCATGCCGTGGATGGGCTAACTCTGGCGTGTTCTGAGTTCGTCAAATACGAACCGTTCCGCAGAGCCACTACGCACGGTCATCGGTGGAGAGGATCGGTGCAGTTAACGTCTGCGGTTTTCAAAGGGATTCGCAGACCTCCCATTTGTCGTCGGCAGTTGCATTTAATGCTTCCAGCCAAAGGTGGGGTGCGCCGTAAGTATGGGGGCACCACTACACGGCATGGTGTCCGGAAGGGGGATTTTGTTCGGTACCCCCGCATGCGGGGGCAGGGGGCTACAGAAAAGGCAGGGCGAGCTTATATCGGCTGGGTGAGTGGGGATACTCAAAGGCAGATTTCTGTGAGCGATGCGAACTGGAAGAAACTAGGGCAATTTACTGCTTCTAAAAGTCTGTCTGATTGTCCGTAG
- the groL gene encoding chaperonin GroEL (60 kDa chaperone family; promotes refolding of misfolded polypeptides especially under stressful conditions; forms two stacked rings of heptamers to form a barrel-shaped 14mer; ends can be capped by GroES; misfolded proteins enter the barrel where they are refolded when GroES binds), producing MAKLVVFHEESRRSLERGINALADAVKITLGPKGRNVVLEKKYGAPQIVNDGVTIAKEIELEDAYENTGAQLMREVAAKTNDVVGDGTTTATLLAQALIREGLKNVAAGANPVALRRGMEKAINAVVAGIAEVAKPVEGDMIAQVAAVSAGNDPEVGEMLSSAMAKVGKDGVITIEESKSLNTEMEIVEGMQFDRGYISPYFVTDPERMIVQLSNAYLLLVDKKISSIQDLIPTLEKVARSGRPLVIIAEDVEGEALATLVVNKLRGVLNVVAVKAPAFGDRRKAMLQDIAVLTGGQVISEEVGLTLEDVEVTMLGEASSVTISKDTTTLVSDKGNTADIQKRVEQLKKQLADTDSEYDKEKLQERIAKLVGGVAVIKVGAATETELKDRKLRLEDALNATKAAVAEGIVPGGGVTLLHLASRIDALLPSLSAEEQTGARIVATALAAPLAQIATNAGVEGSVVVENVRAAGFNHGFNAATGTYEDLISAGIIDPAKVVRSALQNAGSIAGMVLTTEVLVVEKPEPKPAAAADPGMGGMGGMGMM from the coding sequence ATGGCCAAGTTAGTTGTTTTTCATGAAGAATCACGCCGTTCTCTCGAGCGCGGCATTAATGCGCTTGCCGATGCGGTCAAAATTACCCTCGGCCCCAAAGGGCGCAATGTGGTCCTCGAGAAAAAGTATGGTGCCCCCCAAATTGTGAATGATGGGGTTACCATTGCCAAGGAAATTGAACTCGAAGATGCTTACGAAAATACCGGCGCCCAACTGATGCGCGAAGTGGCCGCCAAAACCAATGATGTGGTGGGGGATGGCACCACCACGGCAACCCTCCTAGCCCAAGCCCTGATCCGCGAAGGTCTAAAAAATGTAGCAGCAGGAGCCAATCCAGTCGCACTCCGGCGGGGCATGGAAAAAGCCATTAACGCGGTTGTGGCTGGCATTGCCGAAGTGGCCAAACCTGTTGAGGGCGATATGATTGCCCAAGTGGCAGCAGTTTCGGCAGGTAACGACCCCGAGGTGGGCGAAATGCTCAGTAGTGCCATGGCCAAGGTCGGCAAAGATGGGGTGATTACCATTGAAGAGTCAAAATCCCTCAATACCGAGATGGAAATTGTTGAAGGGATGCAGTTTGACCGGGGCTATATTTCCCCCTACTTTGTCACCGATCCCGAGCGGATGATCGTGCAACTCTCTAATGCTTACCTCCTGCTGGTGGATAAAAAAATCAGCAGTATCCAAGACCTGATTCCCACCCTCGAAAAGGTTGCCCGCAGTGGTCGGCCCTTGGTCATTATTGCCGAGGATGTTGAAGGGGAAGCTTTGGCAACCCTTGTGGTCAATAAATTGCGCGGTGTCCTGAATGTGGTGGCCGTCAAAGCCCCGGCCTTTGGCGATCGCCGCAAAGCCATGCTCCAAGATATTGCCGTACTCACCGGTGGGCAAGTCATTTCTGAAGAAGTGGGCCTCACCCTCGAAGATGTGGAAGTGACCATGCTTGGGGAGGCCTCTTCCGTCACCATCAGCAAAGACACCACGACCCTTGTGTCGGACAAAGGGAACACCGCCGATATTCAGAAGCGAGTTGAGCAACTCAAAAAACAACTCGCGGACACCGATTCCGAATACGACAAAGAAAAGTTGCAGGAGCGCATTGCCAAACTCGTAGGGGGTGTAGCGGTCATCAAGGTAGGAGCAGCCACCGAAACCGAACTCAAAGATCGCAAACTGCGCCTAGAAGATGCCCTCAATGCCACCAAAGCGGCGGTTGCCGAAGGGATTGTGCCGGGGGGTGGTGTGACCCTGCTGCACCTCGCTAGCCGTATTGATGCCCTACTCCCCAGCTTGAGCGCAGAAGAGCAAACCGGTGCCCGCATCGTTGCCACTGCCCTAGCCGCTCCCTTGGCTCAAATTGCCACCAATGCAGGTGTAGAAGGGTCTGTCGTGGTTGAAAATGTTCGGGCAGCAGGCTTTAACCATGGGTTTAACGCCGCCACAGGCACCTACGAAGACCTCATTAGCGCCGGTATTATTGACCCGGCTAAAGTGGTGCGCTCTGCCTTGCAAAATGCGGGTTCCATTGCGGGGATGGTTCTGACCACCGAAGTCTTAGTGGTCGAAAAACCAGAACCCAAGCCCGCCGCTGCTGCCGATCCGGGCATGGGCGGTATGGGTGGTATGGGCATGATGTAG
- a CDS encoding Spy/CpxP family protein refolding chaperone — protein sequence MFKQSLSTLLICSSLSPLLAIVPPSMAQAENPPGWGRSRGGHLDNLNLTPEQRQQLQAVRQQYHSRMDQTRNQLRTAKEELRQMMSGTASEEQIRTKHQQVRDLENQLASLRFESMLAIRSILTPQQRQSLATQMQQRRPGNRPMNPQ from the coding sequence ATGTTTAAGCAATCCTTAAGCACCCTACTCATTTGCAGCAGTCTTAGCCCACTGTTGGCCATTGTCCCCCCCAGTATGGCTCAGGCAGAGAACCCTCCCGGTTGGGGGCGATCGCGGGGAGGCCACCTCGATAACCTGAACCTGACCCCAGAGCAGCGTCAGCAATTACAAGCGGTGCGGCAACAGTATCACAGTCGCATGGATCAAACCCGCAACCAATTGCGCACAGCCAAAGAAGAACTACGGCAAATGATGAGTGGTACCGCCAGTGAAGAGCAAATTCGGACGAAGCATCAGCAGGTGCGGGATCTCGAAAACCAACTGGCATCGCTACGGTTTGAAAGTATGTTGGCCATACGCAGCATCCTTACGCCGCAGCAGCGCCAATCCTTAGCCACCCAAATGCAGCAGCGTCGTCCCGGCAACCGCCCGATGAACCCACAATAA